In Spirosoma aureum, a single genomic region encodes these proteins:
- a CDS encoding TolC family protein yields MRLLLSFFSFFLFAQLAQGRPLASQPSAPEDSLFLTLRQADSLFLKNNLQLLAERFRIDASQAQVIQAGLYDNPTITVELSTYNNETRRLLDVGRQGQKTVAIEQLLYTAGKRNKRIGLATEAARLTGLEMLDLLRGLRFDLRTRFYSIYFQRQTLARFDQQLATLQTTVTAYEKQYERSNVSLRELLRLKALLFQLSNDRTSIVFQLADDERALRTLLSVDVSINPVVAEESLTRYRIPIQPDDSLRQMALRNRPDLLATASLTRQAELNYNLQRALAVPDVRIGGAYDQAGSYINNYVGLSLSADIPFFNRNQGAIRAARSQIGYQSQLHRQRAIQVSNEVATSLQKVREVERRVQGLERQFSEQFDQLNRGVITNFQKGNISLLEFVDMIEAYNDSVQQLNRLKADRVGAYEELNYLIGEDLFKE; encoded by the coding sequence ATGCGGTTGCTGCTTTCGTTCTTCAGTTTCTTTCTTTTTGCCCAGTTAGCCCAGGGACGCCCACTGGCGTCGCAACCCTCTGCGCCAGAGGATTCATTATTTTTAACGCTCCGGCAAGCTGACAGTTTGTTCCTAAAAAACAACCTGCAACTGCTGGCTGAGCGATTCCGGATCGATGCCAGTCAGGCACAGGTCATTCAGGCAGGTCTCTACGACAACCCAACCATTACTGTTGAGCTTAGCACCTATAATAACGAGACCAGACGCCTGCTGGATGTTGGTCGTCAGGGGCAGAAAACGGTTGCCATTGAGCAGTTGCTATACACCGCAGGAAAACGCAACAAGCGTATTGGACTAGCCACAGAAGCAGCCCGCCTGACGGGTCTGGAAATGCTGGATCTGTTGCGGGGGCTTCGTTTCGATTTGCGAACCCGGTTTTATTCGATCTATTTTCAACGGCAAACACTGGCCCGGTTCGATCAGCAGCTGGCCACCCTTCAAACTACGGTAACAGCCTACGAAAAGCAGTACGAACGCAGTAATGTATCGCTCCGCGAGCTGCTCCGGCTTAAGGCGTTACTGTTTCAGCTCAGTAATGACCGAACCAGTATTGTGTTTCAACTGGCCGACGACGAGCGGGCCCTGCGGACGCTGCTGTCGGTTGATGTTTCGATTAATCCAGTGGTGGCCGAAGAAAGCCTGACTCGCTACCGTATACCGATCCAACCCGATGATTCACTCCGGCAGATGGCCCTGCGCAACCGCCCTGACCTGTTAGCAACGGCTTCACTGACGCGCCAGGCCGAATTGAATTACAATTTACAGCGGGCACTGGCGGTACCCGATGTGCGAATCGGAGGGGCTTATGATCAGGCCGGAAGTTATATTAACAATTACGTCGGCCTGTCGCTTTCGGCCGACATTCCATTTTTCAACCGCAATCAGGGCGCCATTCGGGCGGCTCGTAGCCAGATCGGTTACCAGAGCCAACTCCATCGACAACGCGCCATTCAGGTTAGTAATGAAGTTGCTACATCACTCCAGAAGGTTCGGGAAGTTGAACGACGGGTGCAGGGGCTCGAACGGCAGTTTAGTGAACAGTTCGATCAATTGAACCGGGGCGTCATTACCAACTTCCAGAAAGGCAACATCTCCCTGCTCGAATTTGTCGACATGATCGAAGCCTATAACGACAGTGTTCAACAGCTCAACCGACTGAAAGCCGACCGCGTCGGGGCCTACGAAGAACTGAATTACCTCATTGGCGAAGACTTATTTAAGGAATAA
- a CDS encoding sensor histidine kinase: protein MTIRNRIALQFSLIVASILIAFSVLIYFVSDTYRREEFYERLKNKGRTTVRFLVEVNEVDQKLLKIIDRNTLTALFNEKVLVFDARNRLIYSSVDDQVIHYNVHLLDEVRQQKEVETYSGDNELIGLLYQQNGRDLVVLASAYDQFGRSKMENLRLTLGWGLLGGLSITIGLGIFFAGQSLRPISRINEQVSAITARNLRQRLDEGNRQDEIARLAINFNDVLQRLEQAFEQQRNFVSHASHELRTPLAALKSEIQLGLRRPLTVPEHEEVLVNLLSDTDRLISLTNSLLFLARTLESIQSVPFQPVRTDDVVFLAKDELLSAKPAYRIEIDYENIPQGETETLVNGNEGLLKQVMLNLFDNACKYSPDHTAQVRISTDSQVCRIAVHDHGIGISAEDRQHIFESFYRATNAMNYDGFGIGLSICARIVDLHQGTLSVESQPNIGSTFTVSLPHI, encoded by the coding sequence ATGACGATCCGCAACCGAATCGCGCTCCAGTTTTCGTTGATTGTCGCGTCCATTCTGATCGCGTTTTCGGTGTTGATTTACTTTGTATCGGACACCTACCGCCGGGAGGAATTCTATGAACGGCTAAAAAACAAAGGACGCACAACCGTTCGATTTCTTGTCGAAGTGAACGAAGTCGACCAGAAATTGCTCAAAATCATTGACCGCAATACGCTAACGGCCCTGTTCAACGAAAAAGTGCTGGTTTTCGACGCCCGCAACCGATTGATCTATAGCAGCGTAGATGATCAGGTAATTCATTACAACGTTCACTTGCTGGACGAGGTCCGACAGCAGAAAGAAGTCGAAACATACAGTGGTGATAACGAACTGATTGGCTTACTGTATCAGCAGAATGGTCGCGATCTGGTGGTGCTGGCATCGGCTTATGATCAGTTTGGGCGAAGCAAGATGGAGAATCTTCGACTCACACTGGGCTGGGGACTCCTAGGCGGCCTGAGCATTACGATCGGTCTGGGTATTTTCTTCGCCGGTCAATCGTTGCGGCCTATCAGCCGGATTAATGAACAGGTATCGGCCATCACGGCCCGGAATCTTCGGCAACGACTCGACGAGGGTAACCGACAGGATGAAATTGCCCGACTGGCGATCAACTTCAACGATGTACTGCAACGGCTGGAACAAGCTTTTGAGCAACAGCGAAATTTTGTTTCACACGCTTCACATGAGCTTCGGACACCACTGGCTGCCTTAAAATCGGAAATTCAGCTTGGCCTGCGCCGTCCGCTCACGGTGCCGGAGCACGAAGAAGTTCTGGTTAATCTCCTGTCGGATACAGACCGGCTCATTAGCCTCACCAATAGCCTGTTGTTTCTGGCCCGTACGCTGGAGTCGATTCAGAGCGTTCCGTTCCAGCCCGTACGCACCGACGATGTCGTTTTTCTGGCTAAAGACGAACTCCTGAGCGCCAAACCAGCGTACCGGATTGAGATCGATTACGAGAATATTCCACAGGGAGAAACGGAAACGCTGGTGAATGGCAACGAAGGGTTACTCAAGCAGGTGATGCTGAATCTGTTCGACAATGCCTGCAAATACTCGCCTGATCACACGGCTCAGGTACGCATCAGTACCGACAGCCAGGTTTGCCGAATTGCGGTACATGATCATGGAATAGGCATTTCCGCCGAAGATCGTCAGCATATTTTCGAATCGTTCTATCGAGCAACCAATGCCATGAACTACGATGGTTTTGGCATTGGTTTGTCGATCTGCGCCCGAATTGTTGACCTGCACCAGGGCACACTTTCGGTCGAAAGTCAACCGAATATCGGTAGTACATTTACCGTTTCACTGCCGCATATATGA
- a CDS encoding response regulator transcription factor, whose translation MSAKKILIVEDDRRIAQNISRGLQDEGYTTEVVYEGLNGRQAALQPGIDLLILDLNLPGLNGFEVCRSVRAERPTLPIIILSALGEIEDKVEGLALGADDYLVKPFDFRELIARVATCFRRLAISSSIENEEIWQVANLTVNTTTKEVRRGDTIIDLTAREFALLEFMIRNRGRVLPKADIAETVWSLNFDPGTNVVEVYINYLRRKIDRDFEPKLIHTRPGMGYVLKEERE comes from the coding sequence ATGTCAGCCAAAAAAATACTGATCGTTGAAGATGACCGGCGTATTGCCCAGAATATAAGCCGGGGACTTCAGGATGAAGGCTACACGACTGAGGTCGTTTATGAAGGGCTCAATGGGCGGCAGGCGGCTCTGCAACCGGGCATCGATCTACTGATTTTAGACCTGAACTTACCGGGATTAAACGGGTTTGAGGTATGTCGTTCCGTTCGGGCCGAGCGACCGACGCTACCCATCATTATCCTCTCGGCCCTTGGCGAAATCGAAGATAAAGTGGAGGGCCTGGCCCTTGGCGCTGATGATTACCTCGTAAAGCCATTCGATTTCCGGGAGCTCATTGCCCGCGTGGCCACCTGTTTCCGGCGCTTGGCCATCAGCAGTAGTATCGAGAATGAAGAAATCTGGCAGGTAGCCAATCTGACCGTAAATACTACAACCAAAGAGGTTCGTCGGGGCGACACGATCATTGATTTGACAGCCCGTGAGTTTGCGCTCCTGGAATTCATGATTCGCAACCGGGGTCGGGTATTGCCCAAAGCCGATATTGCGGAAACAGTCTGGAGCCTTAATTTTGATCCGGGTACAAACGTAGTGGAAGTGTACATCAACTACCTCCGCCGGAAAATCGACCGGGATTTCGAACCTAAACTCATCCATACCCGACCCGGTATGGGCTATGTTTTAAAGGAAGAACGAGAGTAA
- a CDS encoding efflux RND transporter permease subunit: MWISIARGILKLRLFWLSVLILVTIAMGYLGTRLQLSYQIARVLPLSDSTQQHYEDFKRRFGIDGSVMVVGWQDKRWFDLPVYQAWYDMTEQVRKLSGVKDALSTTRLYTIAKKDTTWGINQVVLQRPQSQQEVDSLEKKILSLPFYDGLLVNPEAKSTLMAVSLDEKKLNTKDRLSIVATIRKYGDAFAKKTGVTIHYSGLPSIRTEVTKRVAGEMKLFMALAAAVTGLLVWLLFRSWKVVVISLTVVLMGVCFALGTLVLFGYDITLLTGLIPPLLIVIGVPNCVFLINKYHAELAEHGQKQLALENAIREIGLASFLANVTTAIGFGVFYFTNSRLLVEFGLVAAICVLAVYVICLLMVPIILSYLPVPKIPQQESSQITVWQSILTRIDGWVHHKRPLVYSLIATITLISALGLPLIRVEGFVVDDLPKNDPVYNDMRFFEAQFKGALPFEVMIDTRKPNGIMAGTGEALYKIRAMERIIGQYPEFSKPRSLVDAIRFAYQSYRGGAPKYYVLPPAMALRDMVAEAPIGARSSSLTRAYLDSTKQVARVSYQMADIGSIRLKEVLGNLQPRLDSLFRDTSYQVSLTGHSLVFLKSNDYLLGNLYESLGIAILLIALVGMVLFRSVPIILLSKLPCLIPLLVTAGIMGYADIAFKPSTILIFSIAFGLSSDGTVYFLTSYRQQLQRGLAPAAAISAAIHETGVSLIYTALILAGGFSVFAASGFGGTAALGVLVATTVLMACLTNLILLPALLLSLKRYRV, translated from the coding sequence ATGTGGATTTCAATTGCCCGCGGGATTTTAAAACTGCGGTTATTCTGGCTCAGCGTTCTCATTCTCGTAACAATTGCAATGGGTTATCTGGGCACTCGTCTGCAACTTTCCTACCAGATTGCCCGCGTACTGCCGTTATCAGACAGCACCCAGCAACATTATGAAGATTTCAAACGGCGCTTCGGTATCGATGGGTCGGTGATGGTAGTCGGCTGGCAGGATAAACGCTGGTTTGATTTACCCGTCTATCAGGCCTGGTACGACATGACCGAGCAGGTTCGAAAGCTGTCGGGCGTAAAAGATGCCCTGTCGACAACCCGTCTCTACACCATTGCCAAAAAAGATACGACCTGGGGCATCAATCAGGTTGTCCTGCAACGACCCCAGTCGCAACAGGAGGTCGACAGTTTGGAGAAAAAAATCCTTTCCCTGCCATTCTATGATGGATTACTCGTTAATCCTGAAGCAAAATCGACCTTGATGGCGGTATCGCTCGATGAAAAAAAACTCAACACAAAAGATCGGCTTTCCATTGTTGCCACAATCCGGAAATACGGTGATGCATTCGCCAAAAAGACCGGCGTTACCATACATTATTCAGGGTTGCCATCCATCCGAACCGAAGTTACCAAACGGGTAGCGGGTGAGATGAAACTGTTTATGGCTCTGGCGGCCGCTGTAACCGGCCTGCTGGTCTGGCTGCTGTTTCGTTCCTGGAAAGTGGTAGTTATCTCGCTCACGGTGGTATTGATGGGCGTCTGTTTTGCGCTGGGCACACTGGTTCTTTTCGGCTATGACATTACGCTGTTAACGGGTCTAATTCCTCCGCTTCTCATCGTCATTGGCGTTCCCAACTGTGTTTTTCTGATTAACAAGTACCACGCTGAATTGGCCGAACATGGTCAGAAACAACTCGCTCTGGAAAATGCCATTCGTGAAATTGGGCTGGCCTCTTTCCTGGCAAATGTAACAACCGCCATTGGGTTTGGCGTATTCTACTTCACCAACAGCCGATTACTGGTTGAATTCGGGCTGGTAGCCGCCATTTGTGTTTTAGCGGTTTACGTGATTTGCCTGTTAATGGTGCCGATTATCTTGAGCTATTTGCCCGTCCCTAAAATCCCGCAACAGGAGTCGTCGCAGATTACGGTCTGGCAAAGCATTTTAACACGCATCGACGGCTGGGTTCATCACAAGCGCCCTTTAGTCTACAGTCTGATTGCGACTATTACACTCATCAGTGCCCTGGGGCTTCCCCTGATTCGGGTGGAGGGATTCGTAGTCGATGATCTACCGAAAAACGATCCGGTATACAACGACATGCGTTTTTTTGAAGCGCAGTTTAAAGGCGCTTTGCCTTTTGAGGTAATGATCGATACCCGTAAGCCGAATGGAATTATGGCCGGAACGGGCGAAGCTCTGTATAAAATCAGGGCTATGGAACGAATCATTGGGCAATACCCTGAGTTTTCAAAGCCTCGTTCGCTGGTCGATGCCATCCGGTTTGCCTATCAGTCTTACCGTGGAGGAGCACCAAAATACTATGTACTGCCCCCTGCTATGGCCCTGCGCGACATGGTAGCGGAAGCCCCTATTGGTGCCAGATCATCATCACTGACCCGAGCCTACCTGGACAGCACAAAGCAGGTTGCCAGGGTGAGTTATCAGATGGCCGACATCGGCTCCATTCGACTGAAAGAAGTGTTGGGCAACTTACAGCCACGACTTGATTCGCTCTTCCGCGACACGAGTTATCAGGTAAGCCTGACCGGCCATAGCCTGGTATTTCTTAAAAGTAACGATTACCTGCTGGGGAATCTGTACGAAAGTCTGGGCATAGCCATTCTGCTGATTGCCCTGGTCGGTATGGTACTCTTCCGGTCAGTTCCGATCATTCTGTTGTCGAAACTTCCCTGTCTGATTCCGCTATTGGTAACGGCAGGTATCATGGGCTATGCCGACATTGCCTTCAAACCATCGACAATACTGATCTTCAGTATTGCGTTTGGGCTTTCGTCCGATGGAACGGTTTATTTCCTGACCAGCTACCGGCAGCAACTACAGCGTGGATTAGCCCCGGCTGCGGCTATTTCGGCCGCTATTCACGAAACGGGTGTTAGTCTGATTTATACGGCACTGATCCTGGCTGGCGGCTTTTCGGTCTTTGCGGCCTCTGGCTTTGGCGGCACAGCGGCTCTGGGAGTTCTGGTAGCAACCACTGTACTGATGGCTTGCCTGACAAACCTGATTCTATTACCCGCTCTGTTATTGAGCCTGAAACGGTATCGAGTGTAA
- a CDS encoding rhamnogalacturonan acetylesterase has product MRRKQFSILIVLAAFCWLAAVPPQRPTLYLIGDSTVKNGGDKGDGGMWGWGHYINEFFDTTRLHIENHAIGGRSSRTFLTEGRWTKIMANLKPGDFVMMQFGHNDAGAINDTSRARGTIRGTGDETQEIDNLLTKKHEIVHSYGWYMRNYVREAKAKGATPIVLSLVPRNVWKNGKVVRSTGDYGRWAADVAKAEGAYFIDLNGLVAKKYDAVGDSTTLQSTYFMKDHTHTNEAGAKVNAASVIDGLQQLKGCPLIKYVVSR; this is encoded by the coding sequence ATGCGCAGGAAACAATTTTCTATTCTGATTGTACTGGCTGCTTTTTGCTGGTTAGCGGCTGTACCACCTCAGCGCCCAACGCTTTACCTCATCGGCGATTCAACCGTTAAAAACGGTGGCGACAAAGGCGATGGAGGTATGTGGGGATGGGGTCACTATATAAACGAGTTTTTTGATACAACTCGTCTACATATTGAAAATCATGCCATTGGCGGCCGCAGTAGTCGTACCTTCCTGACAGAAGGACGCTGGACTAAAATCATGGCTAACCTGAAGCCCGGTGATTTTGTGATGATGCAGTTCGGCCATAACGATGCCGGAGCAATCAACGATACGAGTCGTGCCCGTGGAACGATCAGAGGAACGGGTGACGAAACTCAGGAAATCGATAATTTACTAACGAAAAAACACGAGATCGTGCATAGTTACGGCTGGTATATGCGGAACTATGTGCGGGAAGCCAAAGCGAAAGGGGCAACGCCAATCGTGCTGTCGTTAGTGCCGCGTAATGTCTGGAAAAATGGCAAAGTAGTACGATCTACCGGCGATTATGGAAGATGGGCTGCCGATGTAGCAAAAGCAGAAGGAGCCTATTTTATTGATCTGAACGGGCTTGTTGCGAAAAAATACGATGCCGTTGGTGACTCAACGACCTTACAGAGCACCTACTTTATGAAAGACCATACGCACACAAACGAAGCCGGAGCTAAGGTCAATGCAGCCTCAGTAATCGACGGATTGCAGCAACTTAAAGGGTGTCCATTGATTAAATACGTAGTGAGTAGATAG
- a CDS encoding response regulator gives MKSLYHVLVAEDDPFIRKVLRQTLKDEFEVTTKENGIEAVSWLEEGNPVDIILSDIQMPHMDGKDLIRTLRASPLFQKLPIIILSTFSDSDTRIKFLKLGADDYIVKPFNPIEVKTKIRSLLRRIETQTGDLS, from the coding sequence ATGAAATCACTTTACCACGTTTTGGTTGCAGAAGATGATCCGTTTATTCGCAAAGTGCTGCGACAAACGCTAAAAGATGAATTCGAAGTAACCACAAAAGAAAACGGGATCGAAGCCGTGAGCTGGCTGGAGGAGGGAAATCCCGTTGATATTATTTTGTCTGACATTCAGATGCCGCACATGGATGGTAAAGACCTGATCCGTACGTTACGGGCTAGTCCGCTCTTTCAGAAACTACCTATTATTATTCTGTCGACATTTTCTGATAGCGATACACGGATTAAATTCCTGAAACTGGGCGCTGACGATTATATCGTGAAGCCATTCAATCCAATAGAGGTTAAAACCAAGATCAGGAGCTTGTTGCGTCGGATTGAAACACAAACCGGTGACCTGTCCTGA
- a CDS encoding sugar transferase: protein MQEVKENVKPFRVLYVEKDERLVKSFQEAFQAQIDVISVPDGRTALAHVDGREPIDLVLYNDDLDSISFLNGLVARHTTSQLPVVLLTDRTNIDLTVDPFHGHVIDAFPHDYSEDALRIRLSYLIQKKAYGQSGYVNPKSSSIRIPLGKRLFDIGVSLFILTLISPILLVVAILVKLDSKGPVFYSSKRVGTGFRIFDMYKFRTMKTGADQLLAGMASQNMYNAPAAEKPADERCEECQLAGTECQRPLFMDQKQICETLYQREQKAKAMFSKFKEDPRVTRLGKVLRNTSIDELPQLFNILRGDMSFVGNRPLPLYEAEKLTTIGYARRFAAPAGLTGLWQVTKRGKSKVSDLERIQLDVLYAKRYSFRTDMLILLKTLKAVWQKENV, encoded by the coding sequence ATGCAGGAAGTAAAAGAAAACGTCAAGCCGTTTCGGGTGCTTTATGTGGAAAAAGACGAGCGACTGGTCAAGTCGTTTCAGGAGGCATTCCAGGCCCAGATTGACGTCATTAGTGTACCCGATGGGCGGACGGCCTTAGCACATGTAGATGGGCGCGAACCGATCGATCTTGTACTTTATAATGATGATCTGGATAGCATCAGTTTTCTGAACGGATTGGTTGCCAGGCATACAACCAGTCAGCTGCCAGTAGTACTATTGACGGATCGAACGAATATTGATCTGACTGTAGACCCTTTTCATGGGCATGTCATTGATGCATTTCCGCATGATTATTCGGAGGATGCGCTGCGTATTCGACTGTCGTACCTGATCCAGAAAAAAGCATACGGGCAAAGTGGCTACGTCAATCCAAAGTCGTCGTCGATTCGTATTCCACTTGGAAAGCGACTCTTCGACATTGGTGTTTCACTGTTTATCCTGACACTGATATCGCCTATTTTACTGGTAGTAGCCATACTGGTTAAACTTGACTCCAAGGGGCCGGTTTTCTATAGCTCTAAACGGGTCGGAACAGGATTCCGGATTTTTGATATGTACAAATTTCGAACGATGAAGACCGGTGCCGATCAACTTCTGGCCGGAATGGCATCGCAGAACATGTACAATGCACCAGCCGCCGAAAAGCCAGCCGACGAACGGTGTGAAGAGTGCCAGCTGGCCGGTACGGAGTGCCAGCGTCCTCTGTTTATGGACCAGAAACAAATCTGCGAAACACTGTATCAACGCGAACAGAAGGCAAAAGCGATGTTCTCGAAGTTTAAAGAAGATCCACGTGTAACCCGCCTGGGTAAAGTACTTCGAAACACCAGTATCGACGAACTCCCTCAGTTATTCAATATTTTGCGGGGCGACATGTCTTTTGTCGGCAATCGGCCCCTGCCACTCTACGAGGCCGAAAAACTCACCACCATTGGTTACGCCCGCCGTTTTGCTGCTCCGGCTGGCTTAACGGGACTCTGGCAGGTTACGAAGCGCGGCAAATCAAAGGTGTCGGATCTGGAGCGGATTCAGCTCGATGTGCTTTATGCAAAACGCTATTCGTTTCGGACCGATATGCTTATTCTTCTGAAAACGCTCAAGGCAGTATGGCAGAAGGAGAACGTATAG
- a CDS encoding glycosyltransferase family 2 protein, protein MAEGERIDSAPLISLITINYNQAVVTCDMLESTRQLTYPNFEIIVVDNGSLENPTERIRQGNYPNVTVIVSPDNLGFSGGNNLGLKHAKGDFYFFLNNDTIVTPDLLETLLEPFRRDSTIGVTCPKIRYYDQPNVIQYAGYHPLNSYTGRTWAIGLMEPDKGQHDQSGPTYFAHGAAMMVSQPVLEQVGSLDDSYFLYYEELDWSARIRRAGFQIYYQAEALIYHRESMSVGKMNPMKVYYHTRNRLWFMRRNVTGFPLLVFYLYYFGLAIPKALIQYLIRWQPAYLKAIKDAIIWNLKHTNKQARSASPPLAVTA, encoded by the coding sequence ATGGCAGAAGGAGAACGTATAGATTCGGCCCCTCTTATTTCGCTGATTACCATCAACTACAATCAGGCGGTGGTGACCTGTGACATGCTGGAGTCTACCCGACAACTGACGTATCCGAATTTTGAAATTATCGTCGTTGACAATGGTTCTCTGGAAAACCCGACTGAGCGAATTCGGCAGGGCAATTATCCGAATGTGACGGTAATCGTTAGTCCGGATAATCTGGGCTTTTCGGGTGGCAATAACCTGGGGCTCAAGCATGCGAAAGGCGACTTTTACTTTTTCCTGAATAACGATACCATCGTTACGCCCGATCTGTTGGAGACATTGCTGGAGCCGTTTCGCCGGGATTCAACCATTGGCGTTACTTGCCCCAAGATTCGCTATTATGACCAGCCGAACGTTATCCAGTATGCAGGATACCATCCGCTGAATTCCTACACGGGCCGCACCTGGGCAATCGGACTAATGGAACCCGATAAAGGCCAGCACGATCAATCGGGTCCTACTTATTTCGCGCATGGTGCTGCTATGATGGTTAGTCAGCCCGTACTGGAACAGGTTGGTTCACTGGATGATAGCTATTTTCTTTATTACGAAGAGCTTGACTGGTCGGCACGGATTCGGCGGGCTGGCTTTCAGATTTATTACCAGGCTGAAGCCCTGATTTACCACCGCGAATCGATGAGCGTGGGGAAAATGAATCCGATGAAAGTGTATTATCATACACGAAACCGACTGTGGTTCATGCGTCGTAATGTGACGGGATTTCCGTTGCTGGTTTTTTACCTGTATTACTTCGGCCTGGCCATTCCGAAGGCGCTCATCCAATACCTGATTCGCTGGCAACCGGCTTACCTCAAGGCCATTAAAGATGCCATTATCTGGAACCTGAAACACACAAACAAGCAAGCCAGGTCAGCATCGCCACCCCTAGCGGTGACGGCCTGA
- a CDS encoding glycosyltransferase family 2 protein — MELLLLICIGLVLYTYLGYGVVVWVLIKLRPKRQPVADSPDFTPDVTLIVPAYNELDCLPAKVANSLGQVYPREHIRFLFVTEGSTDNSDAYLRTTYGNAVEILGGSERRGKVAAMNRAMQQIQTPIVIFTDANTQLNLDAVKNIVRHFRDPKVGAVAGEKRIQTADSESAAGSGEGLYWKYESQLKKWDAELHTIVGAAGELFAVRTELYEPVSPDTILDDFMISLLIAERGYRVAYEPEAYALERPSFSIIDEQKRKIRIAAGGFQSMVWLKNLLNPFRHGLLTFEYVSHRVMRWAVTPICLPLILLLNIGLVIRDGWASGWGVLLAAQVLFYGAAWLGYILEKRQLRWKIVFVPFYFTFMNVCALAGLARYLRGNQSGTWEKVRRANAVDALI; from the coding sequence ATGGAACTACTGCTACTGATTTGTATCGGACTTGTACTCTACACCTATCTGGGTTATGGCGTAGTGGTTTGGGTGCTCATTAAGTTGCGGCCTAAACGTCAGCCCGTGGCTGATTCGCCGGATTTTACGCCAGATGTTACGCTTATCGTACCCGCCTATAACGAATTAGACTGCCTGCCCGCCAAGGTAGCGAACTCGTTAGGCCAGGTATACCCCCGTGAACACATTCGTTTCCTATTTGTGACCGAAGGGTCAACGGACAATTCAGACGCCTACCTGCGCACTACGTATGGCAATGCCGTCGAGATTCTGGGCGGTAGCGAACGGCGCGGCAAAGTGGCGGCTATGAATCGGGCGATGCAGCAGATTCAAACGCCCATCGTCATTTTCACAGATGCCAATACGCAGCTCAATCTGGACGCCGTCAAAAATATTGTGCGTCACTTCCGTGATCCTAAGGTTGGAGCCGTTGCCGGAGAAAAGCGAATTCAGACCGCCGACAGCGAATCGGCGGCTGGTTCGGGAGAGGGTCTTTACTGGAAGTATGAGTCTCAACTGAAAAAATGGGATGCCGAGCTGCACACCATCGTTGGCGCTGCCGGAGAATTGTTTGCTGTTCGTACCGAGTTGTATGAACCCGTATCACCGGATACGATTCTGGATGATTTTATGATTTCGCTTCTGATTGCAGAACGGGGTTATCGGGTCGCCTATGAGCCAGAGGCTTATGCGCTCGAACGGCCTTCGTTTTCCATCATCGATGAGCAAAAGCGGAAAATCAGAATTGCGGCAGGCGGCTTCCAATCGATGGTCTGGTTGAAAAACCTGCTGAATCCGTTCCGTCATGGACTGCTCACGTTCGAATATGTTTCGCACCGGGTGATGCGCTGGGCCGTTACCCCCATCTGCCTGCCACTGATTTTATTGCTCAACATCGGATTGGTCATTCGTGATGGCTGGGCATCGGGTTGGGGCGTGTTGCTGGCGGCACAGGTTCTGTTCTACGGGGCCGCCTGGCTGGGATACATCCTGGAAAAACGTCAACTGCGCTGGAAAATCGTTTTTGTGCCGTTCTATTTCACGTTTATGAATGTATGTGCACTGGCCGGTTTGGCCCGCTATTTGCGTGGTAACCAATCAGGAACGTGGGAGAAAGTTCGTCGGGCCAACGCAGTGGACGCGCTTATTTAA